Genomic window (Macadamia integrifolia cultivar HAES 741 unplaced genomic scaffold, SCU_Mint_v3 scaffold2353, whole genome shotgun sequence):
aaaagaaaattgtttcATTTTCAAGTGAAAATATGAGATAGGACGATCCCATATCAGCACGGCAGTGTGAATTAAGGgtaaaaacattaaaaatgaaagattaaaataaatatttgttctttttaaaaaaataaaataaaaataaatccttCCGATCTGATCGATATTGGCCTAAACTGATCCGAcccgatcccgatcccgatCTGAATATCGATTCTAAAACCGTGTTCTGGCCTTCTAGGCAGGGTCGTATCCATTAAAACTTCAAAAGGTAGTGATTGTCTATATAGGAATAATCTAAAGTTCAGAGCAGGCAGAGAGATAACACGTCTTTCTTGTCTCAATCGGAGGGCTGAGATCAAACAGCCCtttaaaaatgtgatttttagttgtaaaataattataaaaaatcaattgtAAAGCACGACTTGACTTGGGAGTTTTTGGTAGGGATGCAACAAGGTCAGGTTGGGCCTAAATTCTAATAATTTCAGTTCAACCTTAAATCCCCTTAGCTGAGCCCGTGGCCAGGGTGGACTCAGGCAGACATGATCAAGCTTGAACCACTATATTCTGATGATAATAGCAAATAACCAAAGATTAAACTCAGGCAAACCGCATGCAAATACTGTTACATTTTGAGTCCTATcactatttttctcttctctctcttttcttttccactaGGAACCTAGAGATTGTCAACTATTACGCCTTCACCATTTCTTTTCAGTGATTTTTCTCAACTGAGTCCATTTTCTTCCTACAAGACATTGCATTCTTATCTCAGCATtctaaagaaaaattcaattacCTTGCTcattctctgatttttttttttttttttttttttttttttgtgtaataaaaattttatttttattcttttattgattgaattttttttttttttaatgtaatgaaagtttatttttattcttttattgattgaaGGAAGACGGAAAAgtccttttaattttatttctctttttggttCCTGTGGATATGGTTATTAGTTGCTCTCAATATGCAACAATCATTTAATTTCTCTGAAAAGTCTAACAAAACCTTGTCTCTTCTTTTCTAACCACTGACGAGCATTGGCAGATGAACGTAAAATGTATATTTCTAAAGTATTAAAAAGTATTTTCTAATATCATATATGGGAGAAAAAAAGCTACCTGTCCGCCTTTACATATAagtattttttaatattatttatgagagaaaaaaaatattttctaatactatatataaatattaaaaataaaatattctctATGCCCTGACAAAGTGCCCTATTCTTAAGGGCTGTGAAAAGATGCCATGtcctaaggatgtgaatttgtaacctaAACCATTTAACGAAATTGAACCGATTCGTTTACACCGAAAttgcaaaaccatttagtaaatggtgcagttatagtttcaagtttcaggccaattagctaaacgggttgagtcggttttaaCCACAAAACCTGTtgatttcaaaccgaattgaaaccgtttaaatcgatTTGATTAAttcgtataacaattaaataaagcaggggcatacagtaatccgtataaaattaaattaagtgcccatcctgctttggtatgatttattgcaattcagttcaagtttaggctttagatcatgaacttgtaatccatatatgttactatgttattatgttatcaaaAATGGGGTGTTTTGACtaaaccacctgtcattttaatattttatattgtaAAATGCTgaatttggatgttgtatgatattaattttatatgtttgagaataatcatgcaaagaaatagcactagattgtcaaattaagacatatcaTCGTCAATagagaatctcttatttgtggtcgccaattatttttgaataaacttatgatcttcagtttagaaatggttgcaagttataataAATTGATTATGAAtagttttacaaaccgtatggaataaccgaaatcgaaactgtttaaaatcgtgaaactGACACTGTTTAGAAATCGTGgaaactgaaaccatttactaaacggtcacggtttcagaaagtagaaccgtttagtaaatggtgcggttatggttttagtcaaataaatgtgaaccgaaccgatccgcaccgtttaaatcaaaaccaaaccgattaacacccccTTAAAAACAAGGCACTCTGTCTGGGCATAGagaataggggtgtcaatcctgagcccaCACCGGTAGACCTAACCGAACCCGACTAGCTTAAGGCCCAACCTGAACCGATCCGTTTAATAaacatttattaaacgggcattTATGGTGCAAGCTACTAGAACGTCAGGCGCCCGACCAGCCTGACTCGTTTAAGAAGTCCGCTTGAACCGAGCCATTTAGGCCAATCTACCTGACCCCTTTAAACCTGCccaaatacctattttaccactgTTAATACAAAATAATAGTAGACATTGtaataaaatcaaagaaatctATGATAGATGATATTGAACACGGTATTACATCcaactttgtaataaaataaaatagggacTTTTGAGATGTTTTAATAGAGATGAATGAAGGTCAGACAATCTTTGTAGAAAACAATCACTTTGGAACGTGCcataatctctcttttttttttttttatttgtaagaAATAACcatgatctcatatatgattaaCTGTTGAGAGTTTTTGAGTAACTTTTACCATGTTCAAATGGAAGATTTCTGGACATTTAATTCACTTAAAAAAAGATTTTAGGGGGAGcccgtttaaagcccgtttaaagcccgtttataCTTAAGTTTAAGATCcatttaaggtagcccgattaaagctcgACACCGACTGACCTGATTACAAATCGTACCATGCCCTCCAAACCTAGGCCCGTTTGAGCAAATAGGTGTTCACGGTGCAAATGTTTTACATTGTCAGGCCCGGTTAAGCCCgaccgattaacacccctaaTAGAGAACACTGATAGGCAGCGTTTTTCCTCCAATTATATATTTAGAAGATACTTTATGCTagaaaaaaagtgttttctaaTATTATAGATTTCTAACGTTCTCAACACCTCAAGGCATGCCGAAGCTGGAGAAGCAACTCAAGTCTGTTTTTTGTATTTATGTTTGGACGTTGAagtttgtatattcttttttcttctagtATAATTTGTTAatcattaacccaatcccacccaaaaaaaaaaaaaaagtcaataaatcataccatgtatgaatgctcttttgcagttttcatgtggcagaaattttgttgttgttttgggtttaggtggcttggatttgaaggagttgaaagtttgatagcttggtggaaagatcaggccaagaagaccatctttaaaggggtgtggctgaagggttttttgttttggacaagtgaagagagaaattagctgccaagagctggttcattcaggggcagccatctcaatttcggatcttgtcactgcaagaagattgggtatttcaggggtgcggagaaggcctcgtatttctcccttcctcatctgatgtactatttttcttttttcttctttttcatttaatatacatgactttttagcgaaaaaataGATACTTCCATGTACTTATCTTTGTGAGTTACTTGAGTTCTATCTTGTGTAGGGATAATATGAGTTCTTACCCTCGTCGTTTTATTCTCAATaaattcttctcttccttccttcccctctttaataataataaaaattcaaaaatcaaaaataaaaaatcgataTACATGTTatttataaatgaaaaatattgagaaaaaaaattatgagttAAACATTGCTACTTTTCCTACTCGTGTGAATTAGAACAAATGGAAATCCTAAAGCTTAAAGGCCCAATGAATTGCAAACTTGGAAGGATATTCATGGGATGCAGGAAAAGAAGCTATGATTACGgttgaataataataataaaaaaaataataataataaattagttaattaattacttaattaaataaaataaaaatagggttAAGAGACTTGGTTCCTATTGTTGCAGTAGGAAATCGTCCTAAGCTGTTTTCATGTCCTGCAAAGAGGAACAAACATAAAAGAGTGAGTGTAGACTGATTCCGCGGGGGACTCTTCAATGCCTAAGTCAAACTTCTGAGCAAACAGATAACTCCAATTAGAATGGAAGAAGATCGGTCCTCTGAGAAGGGGTTTACCTGGTGTATCATACCACGGGAGATACAAGCAAGATCCTTCCTTCAAGGTAAGATTCACTATTCTGTCGAGTCCTTTACGAACTTGGATTATCCCATATCTTGTCACCTACGTGCTAGGCTTTGGTCAGCCCTCTTGGGCCTACTTTGGTGAGGATGATCCATTGGAATCTTAGGACAAGCGGCCTGAATCAAATGACTTGATTGCCAAGCTACTTGCTTTGAGCTACAAGTGTGTCCGTTGTTCGACTGGTGAATACTTGAGACCTGTCATTCAGTCAAGGACCTAGTGTAGTTAGGCTTGTTCATTGATTCAAGCAGCCACACGGCCCCTTTCATGCTGGTATTGGCCCAACTATTCAACTGCTAAAGTCCCTTTGGCATATTGGTCGGTCGGCTTCTGACTTGGGTGCCTACTTTAGGCTAGGTGGATGACCTAGTAGGATCTAAGCCATTCAGTCGGCCTCATACATCCTGGTCCTGCCGCCCACTTGGTTAACTTGGTATGTTTTTGTCGGTTGCATACATTTACCATAACACCTATCAATTACCATGACACctaaagggtgtcaatttcaaccCAAAACCGAGCGGAATTAATTGGATCAAACCGAATCAAATTTATTcggtttgaatatgtgagtatgctattCGGTTCGGCTTGGTTTCGATTTAGGGTGTTGGAACTGTCGAttcaaaccgaaaccaaccgaattgttcttatcattcaagagtgttttttgcaagttttttttttttttttttttttttttttttatttttttatgtggtaagtgttttttgaaatttatcGTCATATATTTGcaagctaagataatttttgagttagcaatggccataagaCCCATAACTTGAgtccattatggcctttggtccatcacagtcatggttcaaaagtgaaaccgttttcataaccgagatataaaaccaaattaaaactaaatatCAGAACCGAATTGGAAGCGAAACCAAACTGAGCTGAATTGAAtcggtttgagtatctaaatatccGAGTCGGTTCTCGATTCGATtatggtccaccttatcatcatttagaatcgaaccaaaaccaaaccgaataaccgaaaccgattcaattGACACCCTCAATAACACCTATCAATTCTAATGTTGATTCCCACGGGACTAGAATTGGTCATGAtcagttgaaacttgaaatcctAGAAACGGAACAAGAAAGAAGACGAAAAGATTTTACAGAATCTGTGAGATTTTGATAAACTTGGAGATCATGCCACATGAGGTAAGTTTcactttttatataattttttactgttttactgattatagaagggaaaaataatgataaaaaatgaAGACCAAATATGTAACACCATTGATTCAGAAAAGGGTTTGACAAATTAGATGGAAGCCGGATGATTGGGTGCCTCAATTCCAATTCAAATAAGACGATTTACTCTATCAAATTTGAATTACGTGACTTACTCGATCCAATTCTTAATCCTCAATCCACTGAATAATTAAAATCATAGACTTGTAACTCTTTTGATTTACCTAGCTTTTGAACAGTTGTTGTCATCATTACGAAGAATTTCCTTTTAGAACTTTCTGCAGATTCATTTCAACAAATTACTGAATATACGAATAAATTGTAGACTGCCTAAATTAGTAATAATTTAAATTTGACTTCCTATCTGAACCATATATCTCATCGTTCTTAAAGGAGATTAAAATATCGGTTTTTACTAGTTGTAATAAAGTAAATTTTTAACCAATTGTGAAACAAGCTGACCAGATAGTTAAATAGTGTGTGGAAAATATCTCCACAAAATTTTAGCTATCAACTAAGATGGAAcagtttttattaaaaaaataaaataaaataaaataagatggcacagttttaaaaaaataagttatAATAAGAATCTTCAGGATGAAAGTTTGGCTCGGACAATCCGAATCCATCCTGGTCGGCCATGAGCTTGAACAAGGCTTAGGCTAGGTTTTTTGACcttgagggtgggttagggaAAAANNNNNNNNNNNNNNNNNNNNTATTTCACCCTTAAATAAGATGACACAGCATAGCCATTGAAAGAAATTAAAGACCCAAACAAAAGGTTATCTAAGTTTACCGGCCCAGTTCATTTACTTAAGTATTTGGCTGGATTGGACTTTTAATCCAAGGCATTTACAACCCACAACCTTGGGCCCAGATTGTCAATAGTTTCAAAAGGCTGAGAAAGTGCTAGAATGTTCATGAAACTCCGAAGAAAGGGAAATCATGGAAAAAACCAGATTCTCTGCCCTCTCGTTTTTTTCTCGAAGGAAACCCGGGAAAGTACTGGAATCCCCCCTCCCATGTTCTATAAATACAGGACTGATATCCTTCCTGCACAACGTTCCGGAAGTTCTAAACCAAGCATTAATCAATCTATCCGTGCGAGAAGAGTTCTCTTCAAGTAAACAAAACTAAATCAGTGGCAATGTCGCTTATTCCAAGCTTCTTTGGTGGCCGGAGAACCATCACCGATCCATTCTCAATGGATATCTGGGATCAATTCAACGATTTCCCATTCTCAACCTCCCTATCTATTCCTCGCACCCAATTCTCCAATGAAACAGCTGCATTTGTCAATGCACGTATTGATTGGAAGGAGACCCCACAAGCCCATATCTTCAAAGCTGATCTTCCTGGGCTCAACAAGGAAGAAGTGAAGGTCGAGGTTGAAGAAGGCGGAGTCCTCCAGATCAGTGGAGAGAGGAGCAAAGAGCAGGAAGAAAAGAGTGACCAGTGGCACAGGGTTGAGCGTAGCAGTGGAAAATTCCTGCGTCGATTCAGGTTGCCTGAGAATGCCAAGATAGATGAGGTGAAGGCTGCCATGGAGAATGGTGTGCTCACTGTCACGGTGCCGaaggaagaagtgaagaagCCAGAGGTCAAGGCCATTGAAATCTCTGGCTAGAAGTTCTTTGTTCCATTACACACCGCTTTGTCACTTATAAATGGATCTATAAACTGATATGTGAAGAGATATCTAATAATGATTTTTGGAGAGCTTCTTGTTGTAACTGAGTTTGTGAATtatttgacccaaaaaaaaaaaaaatttgtgcatTGTAGAGATtgtttaataaagaaaattttcaatttctgttgTCTTTTAATGTTTTCCTTCACTGAAATAAGAAAAACTTTATGTTGGAACAGATAGGGAATGTAATCTCATTCAACATTAGAAATAAAACTCTACTCAATTGTGCAATGTTTTGTTGCGCAATGTATTGTGGCACAAGCAGGAATAGATGTCATTTTTCGTGGGacctttctcttatttttttacatatttttgaTGTATCAATTGCTTATTTGTGCCGATTTCTTTGCCCTCATACTTTTGAAAACTCTAGCTCAATCTTAAATCTTCTTAGCTTACCCTCATACTTTTGAAAACTCTAGCTCAATCTTAAATCTTCTTAGCTTGGCCCATGGTCAGAGTGGACTCAGACCAACAGGGCCAAACTTGAACCACTAGTTTCTGATGACAATAGCAAACAATCCTAAAATTAAACTCAAGTCAATGTCCATGCAataagtcttctctctcttttctttttcaccaCACCCTAGAAATTGCCAGAGATTGTTGACTACTAGGACTCCACCATATTTTTCCAAGTTTTTGATTAATGACTTTTCTGAACTAAGTACATTCTTTTCCTATGAGACATTGCATTCTTACCTCAGAATTCtataaccccaagggggtagttgagttggcaagggacctttgccttaggaagcgtgtggttttcAGGTAGCTAAAAGTTAAATAGTTCATATTCAACCTTGGTATGATCCGATtaatgcagttgtggggtcaatatgtgttggtgtatgatgtcttgtattccgtcgcaatttaatccaggaagtattagtgtagcacctagacaggcaggacggtggtcccgcTAACCGATTAGCGGGTCGTGGAGGtcgcaagggggcaggaggcccccttgcatagcagggggtgtagggtggcgcagccccccgctcaaattttttatttgagggcaattgtgtacttttcggattagggttttttcactatatatttgtagcaagggtttctttctctgtaatgcaagcagtactgagaggtgtgaggacgagcgttgtaaccatattctccattgatagtgaagcaggatctcatctcaccggggacgtaggcaaccttgccgaaacTCATAAAATtcgtgtgcattatttgttttgtttttccattatcttctgcatcattttagggttgcgtttctacaaattggtatcagagctctaggtttccgttttctagggtttactatcacgatggcagggaagggatcgaatgtcaagtatgacatcgaaaggtttaatgggaagaacaattt
Coding sequences:
- the LOC122066347 gene encoding 17.8 kDa class I heat shock protein-like translates to MSLIPSFFGGRRTITDPFSMDIWDQFNDFPFSTSLSIPRTQFSNETAAFVNARIDWKETPQAHIFKADLPGLNKEEVKVEVEEGGVLQISGERSKEQEEKSDQWHRVERSSGKFLRRFRLPENAKIDEVKAAMENGVLTVTVPKEEVKKPEVKAIEISG